The following are encoded together in the Streptomyces rapamycinicus NRRL 5491 genome:
- a CDS encoding spermidine synthase, which produces MQPQPPYDLHAAADDRPVTVDRREGPYGEVVLRRRGGAGSPADAVFEIIANGCFLMDTSDGRSERLLIRAALDALPADRPSPALLIGGLGVGFSLVEAAAEPRWGRIAVVEREAAVIDWHRAGPLAARTAGALADPRAEVVHADLVEWLRTGPRTYDALCLDIDNGPDWTVTEDNEGLYSPAGLTACAARLAPGGVLAVWSAQPSPAFEESLRNAGFTQVRTEEVAVARGVPDVVHLAVRGA; this is translated from the coding sequence CCGTACGACCTCCACGCCGCCGCCGACGACCGGCCGGTGACCGTCGACCGCCGGGAGGGCCCGTACGGCGAGGTGGTGCTGCGGCGGCGCGGCGGCGCGGGGTCCCCGGCCGACGCCGTCTTCGAGATCATCGCCAACGGCTGCTTCCTCATGGACACCTCCGACGGCCGCTCCGAGCGGCTGCTCATCCGTGCCGCCCTCGACGCGCTGCCCGCCGACCGGCCCTCCCCCGCGCTGCTCATCGGCGGGCTCGGCGTCGGGTTTTCGCTGGTCGAGGCGGCGGCGGAACCCCGCTGGGGGCGGATCGCGGTGGTCGAGCGGGAGGCCGCGGTGATCGACTGGCACCGCGCGGGCCCCCTGGCCGCCAGGACCGCCGGGGCACTGGCCGATCCGCGCGCCGAGGTCGTCCACGCCGATCTGGTCGAGTGGCTGCGAACGGGCCCGCGGACCTATGACGCGCTGTGCCTGGACATCGACAACGGCCCCGACTGGACCGTCACCGAGGACAACGAAGGCCTCTACTCCCCCGCCGGGCTCACGGCCTGCGCGGCACGTCTCGCACCGGGCGGGGTACTGGCCGTATGGTCCGCGCAGCCGTCGCCCGCGTTCGAGGAATCCCTCCGGAATGCCGGGTTCACACAGGTGCGTACGGAAGAGGTCGCCGTTGCCCGGGGTGTTCCCGACGTCGTGCATCTCGCGGTTCGGGGCGCGTAG
- a CDS encoding response regulator transcription factor, with product MEQTHNGHNGTATTTPGAQRRVLVVEDDPTIVDAIAARLRAEGFQVQTAGDGPAAVDTAEAWQPDLLVLDVMLPGFDGLEVCRRVQARRPVPVLMLTARDDETDMLVGLGVGADDYMTKPFSMRELAARVHVLLRRVERAALAAHTPRSGILRLGELEIDHAQRRVRVRGSDVHLTPTEFDLLVCLANTPRAVLSREQLLAEVWDWADASGTRTVDSHIKALRRKIGAERIRTVHGVGYALETPAA from the coding sequence ATGGAGCAGACTCACAACGGTCACAACGGGACCGCCACGACCACCCCTGGCGCACAGCGCCGGGTCCTCGTCGTCGAGGACGATCCGACCATAGTGGACGCCATCGCGGCCCGGCTGCGCGCCGAGGGGTTCCAGGTCCAGACGGCGGGAGACGGTCCGGCGGCGGTCGACACGGCCGAGGCGTGGCAGCCCGATCTGCTCGTCCTCGACGTGATGCTGCCGGGCTTCGACGGTCTGGAGGTCTGCCGCCGGGTGCAGGCCCGGCGGCCGGTGCCCGTGCTCATGCTGACCGCGCGCGACGACGAGACCGACATGCTGGTGGGGCTCGGGGTCGGCGCCGACGACTACATGACCAAGCCGTTCTCCATGCGCGAACTGGCCGCGCGGGTGCACGTACTGCTGCGGCGGGTGGAGCGGGCGGCGCTGGCCGCGCACACCCCGCGCAGCGGGATCCTGCGCCTGGGCGAGCTGGAGATCGACCACGCCCAGCGCCGGGTGCGGGTGCGCGGCTCGGATGTGCACCTCACCCCGACCGAGTTCGATCTGCTGGTCTGTCTGGCCAACACCCCGCGCGCGGTGCTCTCGCGCGAGCAGCTGCTGGCCGAGGTGTGGGACTGGGCGGACGCCTCGGGCACCCGCACCGTGGACAGCCACATCAAGGCGCTGCGCCGGAAGATCGGCGCGGAGCGGATCCGTACGGTGCACGGCGTGGGCTACGCCCTGGAGACCCCGGCGGCATGA
- a CDS encoding HAMP domain-containing sensor histidine kinase produces the protein MGRRAWSRATWARIWEALRPFDPYRSVKAALGALVVGSVIITTLLVFAAMHSDTELRVITIFSIIASLLITQFVANGLTAPLDEMTEVTRAMANGDYTRRVRAAQRGDEFGDLASAFNRMAADLEAVDTHRKELVANVSHELRTPIAALRAVLENVVDGVSDADPETMRVALKQTQRLGRLVDQLLDLSRLDNGVVPLHARRFEVWPYLAGILKEAGMAKGAESHSGAHTRKDVHLNLDVSPPELTAHADAERLHQVMANLIDNAVKHSPAHGRVTVRARRGDGPESLELEVLDEGPGIPEAERHRVFERFNRGGLSPVDGRRRPGPGSDGGTGLGLAIARWAVDLHGGRIGVAESPRGCRIKVSLPGPGPEPKPGTPRDQS, from the coding sequence ATGGGCCGACGGGCGTGGTCCCGCGCCACCTGGGCCCGGATCTGGGAGGCGCTGCGCCCCTTCGACCCGTACCGCTCGGTCAAGGCGGCGCTGGGGGCGCTGGTCGTCGGCTCGGTGATCATCACCACGCTGCTCGTCTTCGCGGCGATGCACTCCGACACCGAGCTGCGCGTCATCACCATCTTCTCGATCATCGCCTCGCTGCTGATCACCCAGTTCGTGGCGAACGGGCTGACGGCCCCGCTGGACGAGATGACCGAGGTCACCCGGGCGATGGCGAACGGGGACTACACCCGGCGGGTGCGGGCGGCGCAGCGCGGGGACGAGTTCGGCGACCTGGCCTCCGCGTTCAACCGGATGGCGGCCGACCTGGAGGCGGTGGACACCCACCGCAAGGAGCTGGTGGCCAACGTCTCGCATGAGCTGCGCACCCCGATCGCGGCGCTGCGGGCGGTCCTGGAGAACGTGGTGGACGGGGTCTCGGACGCCGATCCGGAGACCATGCGGGTCGCGCTGAAGCAGACCCAGCGCCTGGGCCGCCTGGTGGACCAGCTGCTCGACCTCTCCCGCCTCGACAACGGGGTGGTGCCGCTGCACGCGCGGCGGTTCGAGGTCTGGCCGTATCTGGCCGGGATCCTCAAGGAGGCCGGGATGGCCAAGGGCGCGGAGTCCCATTCGGGCGCCCACACCCGTAAGGACGTCCATCTCAACCTGGACGTCTCGCCGCCCGAGCTGACCGCGCACGCCGACGCCGAGCGGCTGCACCAGGTGATGGCGAACCTCATCGACAACGCGGTGAAGCACAGCCCGGCACACGGCCGGGTGACCGTGCGCGCCCGGCGCGGCGACGGCCCGGAGAGCCTGGAGCTGGAGGTGCTGGACGAGGGCCCCGGCATCCCGGAGGCGGAGCGGCACCGGGTCTTCGAGCGGTTCAACCGGGGCGGGCTCTCCCCGGTGGACGGCCGGCGGCGGCCGGGGCCGGGCAGCGACGGCGGCACCGGTCTGGGGCTGGCGATCGCGCGCTGGGCGGTGGATCTGCACGGCGGGCGGATAGGGGTGGCGGAGTCCCCGCGCGGCTGCCGGATCAAGGTCAGCCTCCCCGGACCTGGTCCGGAACCCAAACCAGGCACCCCCAGAGATCAAAGCTGA